A genomic stretch from Centroberyx gerrardi isolate f3 chromosome 10, fCenGer3.hap1.cur.20231027, whole genome shotgun sequence includes:
- the atf2 gene encoding cyclic AMP-dependent transcription factor ATF-2 isoform X1, whose protein sequence is MSDDKPFLCTAPGCGQRFTNEDHLAVHKHKHEMTLKFGPARNDSVIVADQTPTPTRFLKNCEEVGLFNELASPFDHDFKKATEDDIKKLPLDLSPLATPIIRNKIEEHSAMEAHRDSPLPHPESTTNDDKDLSLQPTSLPTSTIVRPASLQVPNVLLATSEANVVIQQALPSPTSSSVITQVPSTNRPIV, encoded by the exons ATGAGTGATGATAAACCTTTCCTATGTACTGCTCCTGGGTGTGGTCAG CGATTTACAAATGAAGACCACTTGGCTGTCCACAAGCACAAACATGAGATGACACTGAAGTTTGGTCCAGCAAGGAACGACAGTGTCATTGTTGCTG ACCAAACGCCTACACCTACGCGCTTTTTGAAGAACTGTGAGGAAGTTGGACTCTTCAATGAACTTGCAAGTCCATTTGATCATGACTTCAAAAAAGCTACTGAAGATGACATTAAAAAG TTACCGTTGGATTTGTCACCTCTTGCAACACCCATCATAAGGAACAAAATTGAGGAACACTCAGCTATGGAGGCGCATCGAGACAGCCCACTGCCTCATCCTGAATCTACTACAAATGATGACAAG GACTTATCTTTGCAGCCAACCTCACTGCCAACATCCACTATAGTCCGTCCTGCATCCCTCCAAGTTCCCAATGTACTTCTAGCAACCTCAGAGGCTAATGTTGTAATACAGCAAGCTCTCCCATCGCCAACATCTAGCTCTGTTATTACCCAAGTCCCATCCACTAATAGGCCTATAGTGTAA
- the atp5mc3a gene encoding ATP synthase membrane subunit c locus 3a, which produces MYACAKFVSTPALVRAGSRALYRPLSASVLSRPDVTESNVALMPQSPLTQVALRGFQTSAVSRDIDTAAKFIGAGAATVGVAGSGAGIGTVFGSLIIGYARNPSLKQQLFSYAILGFALSEAMGLFCLMVAFLILFAM; this is translated from the exons ATGTACGCCTGTGCAAAGTTCGTCTCTACGCCGGCTCTG GTCCGTGCTGGTTCCCGGGCTCTTTACAgacccctctctgcctctgtgctGTCCAGGCCTGATGTAACAGAG AGCAATGTCGCCCTGATGCCACAGAGCCCCCTCACTCAGGTCGCACTGAGAGGCTTCCAGACCAGCGCTGTGAGCAGGGACATCGACACCGCCGCCAAGTTCATTGGTGCCGGAGCTGCGACAGTCGGAGTAGCTGGATCTGGTGCTGGAATTGGGACAGTGTTCGGCAGTCTCATCATCGGCTATGCTAG GAACCCATCTCTGAAGCAGCAGCTGTTCTCCTATGCCATCCTGGGATTTGCCCTGTCCGAAGCCATGGGTCTATTCTGTTTGATGGTTGCTTTCCTTATCCTGTTTGCTATGTAA